One genomic region from Streptomyces venezuelae encodes:
- the dxr gene encoding 1-deoxy-D-xylulose-5-phosphate reductoisomerase, which produces MSDRPSPLADPHIAFDVSEGRRDIVVLGSTGSIGTQAIDLVLRNPDRFRVTALAASGGRVGLLAEQAHRLKVAAVAVAREEVLPELREALKALYGSEPLPELLAGPDAATQLAASPCHTVLNGITGSIGLAPTLAALEAGRTLALANKESLIVGGPLVKALAKPGQIIPVDSEHAALFQALAAGTRADVRKLVVTASGGPFRGRTREQLAHVTREDALAHPTWAMGPVITVNSATLVNKGLEVIEAHLLYDIPFDRIEVVVHPQSYVHSMVEFTDGSTLAQATPPDMGGPIAIGIGWPERVPDAAPSFDWTKASTWEFFPLDTEAFPSVGLARHVGELGGTAPAVFNAANEECVEAFLAGRLPFNGIMDTVTAVVAEHGVPGTGTSLTVPDVLEAETWARARARELAAKATAEARA; this is translated from the coding sequence ATGAGCGACCGCCCCTCTCCTCTCGCCGATCCCCATATCGCCTTCGACGTCTCCGAAGGACGCCGGGACATCGTCGTCCTCGGCTCGACCGGGTCCATCGGCACCCAGGCCATCGACCTGGTGCTGCGCAATCCCGACCGCTTCCGGGTCACCGCCCTGGCCGCCTCCGGCGGCCGGGTCGGACTGCTCGCGGAGCAGGCGCACCGGCTGAAGGTCGCCGCGGTCGCGGTCGCCCGCGAGGAGGTGCTGCCCGAGCTGCGCGAGGCGCTGAAGGCGCTGTACGGCTCCGAGCCGCTCCCCGAGCTCCTGGCGGGCCCGGACGCGGCCACCCAGCTGGCCGCCTCCCCGTGCCACACCGTGCTCAACGGCATCACCGGCTCCATCGGCCTCGCGCCCACGCTCGCCGCCCTCGAAGCGGGCCGCACCCTCGCCCTCGCCAACAAGGAGTCGCTGATCGTCGGCGGCCCGCTGGTCAAGGCGCTCGCCAAGCCGGGGCAGATCATCCCGGTCGACTCCGAGCACGCGGCCCTCTTCCAGGCGCTGGCCGCCGGCACCCGGGCCGACGTCCGCAAGCTGGTCGTCACCGCCTCCGGCGGCCCCTTCCGCGGCCGTACGCGCGAGCAGCTCGCCCATGTCACCCGCGAGGACGCGCTGGCCCACCCGACCTGGGCCATGGGCCCGGTGATCACGGTCAACAGCGCCACCCTGGTGAACAAGGGCCTGGAGGTCATCGAGGCCCACCTGCTGTACGACATCCCCTTCGACCGCATCGAGGTCGTCGTGCACCCCCAGTCGTACGTGCACTCGATGGTCGAGTTCACCGACGGCTCCACGCTCGCCCAGGCGACTCCGCCCGACATGGGCGGCCCCATCGCCATCGGTATCGGGTGGCCGGAGCGGGTCCCGGACGCGGCCCCCTCCTTCGACTGGACCAAGGCCTCCACCTGGGAGTTCTTCCCGCTCGACACGGAGGCCTTCCCGTCGGTCGGCCTCGCCCGGCACGTCGGCGAACTGGGCGGCACGGCCCCCGCGGTCTTCAACGCGGCGAACGAGGAGTGCGTCGAGGCGTTTCTCGCCGGACGCCTGCCGTTCAACGGAATCATGGATACGGTCACAGCGGTCGTCGCGGAGCACGGCGTTCCCGGTACGGGAACCTCCCTCACCGTCCCGGACGTCCTCGAAGCGGAGACCTGGGCCCGGGCCCGGGCCCGTGAGCTGGCGGCGAAGGCAACGGCGGAGGCGCGCGCATGA
- the aroA gene encoding 3-phosphoshikimate 1-carboxyvinyltransferase: MTVIDIPGSKSVTARALFLAAAAEGITTLLRPLVSDDTEGFAEGLTALGYAVRREPGAWHIEGRPDGPGADTAEVYCRDGATTARFLPTLVAAGRGTYRFDASAQMRRRPLGPLSTALRDLGVDLRHGEKEGHHPLAVHASGVKGGALTLDAGQSSQYLTALLMLGPLTAEGLDITVTDLVSEPYVEITLAMMRAFGADVRQEGRTYRVAPTGYRARTYGIEPDASTASYFFAAAALEPGRSVTVPGLGTGALQGDLAFVDVLRRMGAEVEITDTGTTVRSTGTLRGLTVNMRDISDTMPTLAALAPFADGPVRIEDVANTRVKECDRLDACAENLRRLGITVRTGPDWIEIHPGTPAGPVEIATHGDHRIVMSFAVTALRTPGITFDDPGCVKKTFPDFHRVFDTFVHTP; this comes from the coding sequence GTGACCGTCATCGACATCCCCGGCTCCAAGTCCGTCACGGCCCGCGCGCTCTTCCTCGCCGCCGCCGCCGAGGGCATCACGACCCTCCTCAGGCCGCTCGTCTCCGACGACACCGAGGGCTTCGCCGAAGGCCTCACCGCCCTCGGCTACGCCGTGCGCCGCGAGCCCGGTGCCTGGCACATCGAGGGCCGCCCCGACGGCCCCGGCGCGGACACCGCCGAGGTCTACTGCCGCGACGGCGCCACCACCGCCCGCTTCCTGCCCACCCTCGTCGCCGCGGGCCGCGGCACGTACCGCTTCGACGCCTCCGCCCAGATGCGCCGCCGCCCGCTCGGCCCCCTCAGCACCGCGCTGCGCGACCTCGGCGTCGACCTCCGGCACGGCGAGAAGGAGGGGCACCACCCCCTCGCCGTCCACGCCTCCGGCGTGAAGGGCGGCGCGCTCACCCTCGACGCCGGGCAGTCCTCCCAGTACCTGACGGCCCTGCTCATGCTGGGCCCGCTCACCGCCGAGGGCCTCGACATCACGGTCACCGATCTGGTCTCGGAGCCGTACGTCGAGATCACCCTCGCGATGATGCGCGCCTTCGGCGCCGACGTGCGCCAGGAGGGCCGTACGTACCGGGTCGCCCCCACCGGCTACCGCGCGAGGACGTACGGCATCGAGCCCGACGCCTCCACCGCGAGCTACTTCTTCGCCGCGGCCGCCCTCGAACCGGGCCGCTCCGTCACCGTCCCCGGCCTCGGCACCGGCGCCCTCCAGGGCGACCTCGCCTTCGTCGACGTCCTGCGCCGCATGGGTGCCGAGGTCGAGATCACCGACACCGGCACCACCGTCCGCTCCACCGGCACCCTGCGCGGACTCACCGTCAACATGCGGGACATCTCCGACACCATGCCCACCCTCGCCGCCCTCGCCCCCTTCGCCGACGGCCCGGTCCGCATCGAGGACGTCGCCAACACCCGGGTCAAGGAGTGCGACCGCCTCGACGCCTGCGCCGAGAACCTGCGCCGCCTCGGCATCACCGTCCGCACCGGCCCCGACTGGATCGAGATCCACCCCGGCACCCCGGCCGGACCCGTCGAGATCGCCACCCACGGCGACCACCGGATCGTCATGTCCTTCGCCGTCACCGCCCTGCGGACCCCCGGGATCACCTTCGACGACCCGGGCTGTGTGAAGAAGACCTTTCCCGACTTCCACCGGGTCTTCGACACGTTTGTCCACACCCCGTGA
- a CDS encoding aldehyde dehydrogenase family protein produces the protein MTTTHAFWLAGREATGEATFDVTNSFDGRLVGKVSVPTEAQVEEAVAAAHAVVDEFAATPAHVRAAALDHVSKRLAERTEEIALLISAENGKPIKWARGEVGRAVSVFRFAAEEARRWNAGEAQRLDTEAGGAGRLALTRRIPKGVVLGIAPFNFPLNLSAHKVAPAIAVGAPIILKPAPSTPISSLILGEILAETELPAGSWSILTVPNDRMPALVKDERLPVISFTGSDKVGYAIQESVPHKHCTLELGGNAAAVVLPDWSSEADLDWAASRIATFSNYQGGQSCISVQRVIADASVYDRLVPKIVAAVEAQVTGDPSDAATDVGPLVDEAAAQRVESWVDEAVAAGAKLLTGGKREGATYAPTVLAELPADVTLARAEVFGPVLTIAKVDGEAEAFAAVNDSDFGLQAGVFTRDLQTAFRAHRALEVGGVIVGDVPSYRADQMPYGGAKRSGVGREGVKFAMDDYTYERVLVLTGLAL, from the coding sequence ATGACGACCACCCACGCCTTCTGGCTCGCCGGCCGCGAGGCCACCGGCGAGGCCACCTTCGACGTCACGAACTCCTTCGACGGACGTCTGGTCGGCAAGGTCAGCGTGCCCACCGAGGCCCAGGTCGAGGAGGCCGTCGCCGCCGCGCACGCCGTCGTCGACGAGTTCGCCGCGACCCCGGCGCACGTCCGTGCCGCCGCCCTCGACCACGTGTCGAAGCGGCTCGCCGAGCGCACCGAGGAGATCGCCCTCCTGATCTCCGCCGAGAACGGCAAGCCCATCAAGTGGGCCCGCGGCGAGGTCGGCCGTGCCGTCTCCGTCTTCCGTTTCGCCGCCGAGGAGGCCCGCCGCTGGAACGCCGGCGAGGCCCAGCGCCTGGACACCGAGGCCGGCGGCGCGGGCCGCCTCGCGCTCACCCGCCGTATCCCCAAGGGCGTCGTCCTCGGCATCGCGCCGTTCAACTTCCCGCTGAACCTCAGCGCCCACAAGGTCGCCCCGGCCATCGCCGTCGGCGCCCCCATCATCCTCAAGCCGGCCCCCTCGACGCCGATCTCCTCCCTGATCCTGGGCGAGATCCTGGCCGAGACCGAGCTGCCGGCCGGCTCCTGGTCGATCCTGACCGTGCCGAACGACCGCATGCCCGCCCTGGTCAAGGACGAGCGCCTCCCGGTCATCTCCTTCACCGGCTCGGACAAGGTCGGCTACGCCATCCAGGAGTCGGTGCCGCACAAGCACTGCACCCTGGAGCTCGGCGGCAACGCCGCGGCCGTCGTCCTCCCCGACTGGTCCTCCGAGGCCGACCTGGACTGGGCGGCGAGCCGCATCGCCACCTTCTCCAACTACCAGGGCGGCCAGTCCTGCATCTCCGTGCAGCGAGTGATTGCCGACGCCTCGGTCTACGACCGCCTGGTGCCGAAGATCGTCGCCGCCGTCGAGGCCCAGGTCACCGGTGACCCGTCCGACGCCGCCACCGACGTCGGCCCGCTGGTCGACGAGGCCGCCGCCCAGCGCGTCGAGTCCTGGGTCGACGAGGCCGTCGCCGCCGGCGCCAAGCTCCTCACCGGCGGCAAGCGCGAGGGTGCCACCTACGCCCCGACCGTCCTCGCCGAGCTCCCCGCCGACGTCACCCTGGCCCGCGCCGAGGTCTTCGGCCCGGTCCTCACGATCGCCAAGGTCGACGGCGAGGCCGAGGCCTTCGCCGCGGTCAACGACTCCGACTTCGGCCTCCAGGCGGGCGTCTTCACGCGCGACCTGCAGACCGCCTTCCGCGCCCACCGCGCGCTGGAGGTCGGCGGCGTGATCGTCGGCGACGTCCCCTCCTACCGCGCCGACCAGATGCCGTACGGCGGCGCCAAGCGTTCCGGCGTCGGCCGCGAGGGCGTCAAGTTCGCGATGGACGACTACACGTACGAGCGCGTCCTGGTCCTGACGGGCCTCGCCCTCTAA
- a CDS encoding M50 family metallopeptidase produces MTEVLLYILGIVLFALGLLVSIAWHELGHLSTAKLFGIRVPQYMVGFGPTIWSKKRGETEYGIKAIPAGGYIRMIGMFPPGEDGKIEARSTSPWRSMIEDAREASYEELKPGDETRLFYTRKPWKRVIVMFAGPFMNLVLAAALFFGSMMTLGIEGQTTKVAGVQKCVIEQSENREKCEPGDPVSPAHMAGLKEGDKIVAFNGAPVGDWDALSDRIRDTIGTATITVERGGQRVDLHPTLVSNKVPMKDEDGQVVQPVRYIDAGYLGFASKTEVGALSFGETTERMSDLLENGVESVVALPGKIPGLWDATFGDGERAADSPVGVVGAARLTGELMNVDAPPERIIVWFMNLLVFFNVSLFLFNMLPLLPLDGGHIAGALWESVRRHTARIFKRPDPGPFDVAKLMPAAYVVAGVFVCFTLLVLAADIVNPVRLT; encoded by the coding sequence ATGACCGAAGTGCTCCTGTACATCCTCGGCATCGTGCTGTTCGCGCTGGGACTGCTCGTCTCCATCGCGTGGCACGAGCTGGGCCACCTCTCCACGGCCAAGCTCTTCGGCATCCGTGTGCCGCAGTACATGGTCGGCTTCGGCCCCACGATCTGGTCGAAGAAGCGGGGCGAGACCGAGTACGGCATCAAGGCGATCCCGGCCGGCGGCTACATCCGCATGATCGGCATGTTCCCGCCCGGCGAGGACGGCAAGATCGAGGCCCGCTCCACCTCGCCCTGGCGCTCCATGATCGAGGACGCCCGCGAGGCCTCGTACGAGGAGCTGAAGCCCGGCGACGAGACCCGGCTCTTCTACACGCGCAAGCCGTGGAAGCGCGTGATCGTGATGTTCGCCGGCCCCTTCATGAACCTGGTCCTGGCGGCGGCGCTCTTCTTCGGCTCGATGATGACGCTGGGCATCGAGGGCCAGACGACCAAGGTCGCCGGCGTCCAGAAGTGCGTCATCGAGCAGAGCGAGAACCGCGAGAAGTGCGAGCCGGGTGACCCCGTCTCTCCGGCTCACATGGCGGGTCTCAAAGAGGGCGACAAGATCGTCGCCTTCAACGGCGCGCCGGTGGGGGACTGGGACGCGCTCTCGGACCGCATCCGCGACACCATCGGCACGGCGACGATCACCGTCGAGCGGGGCGGCCAGCGCGTCGACCTGCACCCGACGCTCGTCTCCAACAAGGTGCCGATGAAGGACGAGGACGGCCAGGTCGTCCAGCCGGTCCGGTACATCGACGCCGGCTACCTCGGCTTCGCCTCGAAGACCGAGGTCGGCGCCCTCAGCTTCGGCGAGACCACCGAACGGATGTCCGACCTGCTGGAGAACGGCGTCGAGTCGGTCGTCGCCCTCCCCGGCAAGATCCCCGGACTCTGGGACGCCACCTTCGGCGACGGGGAGCGCGCTGCGGACTCCCCGGTCGGTGTCGTCGGCGCCGCCCGGCTCACCGGCGAGCTCATGAACGTCGACGCTCCGCCGGAGCGGATCATCGTCTGGTTCATGAACCTCCTGGTGTTCTTCAACGTCTCGTTGTTCCTGTTCAACATGCTCCCGCTGCTGCCGCTCGACGGCGGTCACATCGCGGGCGCCCTGTGGGAGTCCGTACGCCGCCACACGGCCCGGATCTTCAAGCGCCCCGACCCGGGCCCGTTCGACGTGGCCAAGCTGATGCCCGCCGCGTACGTGGTGGCCGGTGTCTTCGTCTGCTTCACGCTGCTCGTCCTCGCCGCCGACATCGTCAACCCGGTGCGGCTGACCTAG
- a CDS encoding putative quinol monooxygenase, translating to MSQPIKLIIHITTLPGRGAEQVAAFKALAPLVRAEDGCLRYDLHRVADDPDRFVLIERWASAGALAAHDVAPHMTAADAANKAFRAKPAEVVRLVDAPVA from the coding sequence ATGTCGCAGCCGATCAAGCTCATCATCCACATCACCACCCTGCCCGGCCGGGGCGCGGAGCAGGTCGCCGCCTTCAAGGCCCTCGCGCCCCTCGTACGGGCCGAGGACGGGTGCCTCCGGTACGACCTCCACCGGGTGGCCGACGACCCCGACCGCTTCGTCCTGATCGAGCGCTGGGCCTCGGCCGGGGCCCTCGCCGCGCACGACGTCGCCCCGCACATGACGGCGGCGGACGCGGCGAACAAGGCCTTCCGCGCGAAGCCCGCCGAGGTCGTGCGGCTCGTCGACGCGCCCGTGGCGTGA
- a CDS encoding acyl-CoA dehydrogenase family protein has translation MSAPAQQPPKVTEREARQTAEAAREQDWHKPSFAKELFLGRFRLDLVHPHPLPADEDVRRGEAFLATLRTFCETRIDSARIEREARIPDETITGLKEIGALGMKIDPKYGGLGLTQLYYNRALALVGSASPAVGALLSAHQSIGVPQPLKLFGTQEQKDAFLPRLARTDLSAFLLTEPDVGSDPARLATTAVPDGDHYVLDGVKLWTTNGVVADLLVVMARVPASEGHRGGITAFVVEADSPGITVEHRNAFMGLRGLENGVTRFHGVRVPAAHRIGPEGSGLKIALTTLNTGRLSLPASCAGAGKWCLKIAREWSGVREQWGRPVGRHEAVGTKISFIAATTFALEAVVDLASQMADEDRNDIRIEAALAKLYGSEMAWLIADELVQIRGGRGYETAASLAARGERAVPAEQVLRDLRINRIFEGSTEIMHLLIAREAVDAHLSVAGDLIDPDTSLADKAKAGVRAGGFYARWLPGLVAGPGQLPGAYGEFGGLAGHLRYVERTSRKLARSTFYAMSRWQGRMELKQAFLGRIVDIGAELFAMSAACVRAELLRTTTDHGREAHQLADAFCRQARLRTEELFGRLWSNTDDLDRKVVDGVLSGAYAWLEAGIVDPSGEGPWIADATPGPSTEPDLHRRLP, from the coding sequence ATGTCCGCACCCGCCCAGCAGCCGCCCAAGGTCACCGAGCGCGAGGCCCGGCAGACCGCCGAGGCCGCGCGCGAGCAGGACTGGCACAAGCCGAGCTTCGCCAAGGAGCTCTTCCTCGGCCGCTTCCGGCTCGACCTCGTCCACCCCCACCCGCTCCCCGCCGACGAGGACGTACGGCGCGGGGAGGCCTTCCTCGCGACCCTCAGGACCTTCTGCGAGACCCGGATCGACAGCGCCCGCATCGAGCGCGAGGCCCGCATCCCCGACGAGACGATCACCGGCCTCAAGGAGATCGGCGCGCTCGGGATGAAGATCGACCCGAAGTACGGCGGGCTCGGTCTCACCCAGCTGTACTACAACCGCGCCCTCGCCCTCGTCGGCTCCGCGAGCCCCGCCGTCGGCGCCCTGCTCTCCGCGCATCAGTCGATCGGCGTACCGCAGCCGCTGAAACTCTTCGGCACCCAGGAGCAGAAGGACGCCTTCCTGCCCCGCCTCGCCCGGACGGACCTCTCCGCCTTCCTCCTCACCGAGCCCGACGTCGGCTCCGACCCGGCCCGCCTCGCCACCACCGCCGTGCCCGACGGCGACCACTACGTCCTCGACGGCGTGAAGCTCTGGACCACGAACGGCGTCGTCGCCGACCTCCTCGTCGTCATGGCCCGGGTGCCCGCCTCCGAGGGCCACCGCGGCGGCATCACCGCCTTCGTGGTCGAGGCGGACTCGCCCGGCATCACCGTCGAGCACCGCAACGCCTTCATGGGGCTGCGCGGCCTGGAGAACGGCGTCACCCGCTTCCACGGCGTCCGCGTCCCCGCCGCACACCGCATCGGCCCCGAGGGCAGCGGCCTCAAGATCGCCCTCACCACCCTCAACACCGGCCGGCTCTCCCTCCCCGCGTCCTGCGCGGGCGCCGGCAAGTGGTGCCTGAAGATCGCCCGCGAATGGTCGGGCGTCCGCGAGCAGTGGGGCAGGCCCGTCGGCCGCCACGAGGCCGTCGGCACCAAGATCTCCTTCATCGCGGCCACCACCTTCGCGCTGGAGGCCGTCGTCGACCTCGCCTCGCAGATGGCCGACGAGGACCGCAACGACATCCGGATCGAGGCCGCCCTCGCCAAGCTGTACGGCTCCGAGATGGCCTGGCTGATCGCCGACGAACTGGTCCAGATCCGCGGCGGCCGCGGCTACGAGACCGCAGCTTCCCTCGCCGCCCGCGGCGAGCGCGCGGTCCCCGCCGAGCAGGTCCTGCGCGACCTGCGGATCAACCGGATCTTCGAGGGCTCGACCGAGATCATGCACCTCCTGATCGCCCGCGAGGCCGTCGACGCCCACCTCTCCGTCGCCGGCGACCTCATCGACCCCGACACCTCCCTCGCCGACAAGGCGAAGGCCGGGGTGCGGGCCGGCGGCTTCTACGCCCGCTGGCTGCCCGGACTCGTCGCCGGGCCGGGACAGCTGCCCGGGGCGTACGGGGAGTTCGGCGGCCTCGCCGGCCACCTCCGGTACGTCGAGCGGACCTCCCGCAAGCTCGCCCGCTCGACCTTCTACGCGATGTCCCGCTGGCAGGGGCGCATGGAGCTCAAGCAGGCCTTCCTGGGGCGGATCGTCGACATCGGCGCGGAGCTCTTCGCGATGAGCGCCGCCTGCGTACGGGCCGAACTCCTCCGCACCACCACGGACCACGGCCGCGAGGCCCACCAGCTGGCGGACGCCTTCTGCCGGCAGGCCCGCCTCAGGACCGAGGAGCTCTTCGGCCGCCTCTGGTCCAACACGGACGACCTCGACCGCAAGGTCGTCGACGGCGTCCTCTCCGGAGCCTACGCCTGGCTGGAGGCCGGCATCGTCGACCCGAGCGGCGAGGGCCCCTGGATCGCGGACGCCACCCCCGGCCCCTCCACCGAGCCCGACCTCCACCGCCGCCTCCCCTGA
- a CDS encoding EamA family transporter codes for MTSPAVDPAPETQQATTTQATTTQAGTRTAAPAARRITGAVWAALGIVYVVWGSTYLGIRIVVETMPPFLSAGVRFVTAGLLLAGIIAWRQGPAALKVTRRQLGSAVLIGLLLILGGNGLVVLAETSIPSGLTALLISVVPAWVVLLKAATGQRPTAGGLAGVALGLVGLAVLTLPGLSGEVKVGGVVLVVVATLLWSVGSFSSARLPMPANPFTASAYEMIAGGLGGLAVAFVRGEQHGLDVTAVSGRSWAALAYLIVFGSLIAFTAYAWLLQAAPLSLVATYAYVNPVVAVALGALVLGEALSWPIVLGGAVVVGGVCLIVSTERRT; via the coding sequence ATGACAAGCCCCGCCGTCGATCCGGCCCCCGAGACGCAGCAGGCCACCACCACGCAGGCCACCACCACGCAGGCCGGCACCCGCACCGCCGCGCCCGCCGCCCGCCGGATCACCGGCGCCGTATGGGCCGCGCTCGGCATCGTGTACGTCGTGTGGGGCTCCACCTACCTCGGCATCCGGATCGTCGTCGAGACGATGCCGCCGTTCCTCTCCGCCGGCGTCCGCTTCGTCACCGCCGGACTGCTCCTCGCCGGGATCATCGCCTGGCGCCAGGGCCCCGCCGCCCTCAAGGTCACCCGCCGGCAGCTCGGCTCCGCCGTCCTCATCGGCCTGCTCCTGATACTCGGCGGCAACGGCCTCGTCGTCCTCGCCGAGACCTCCATCCCCTCGGGCCTGACCGCCCTGCTCATCTCCGTCGTCCCGGCCTGGGTCGTGCTCCTGAAGGCCGCCACCGGTCAACGGCCGACGGCCGGCGGCCTCGCCGGAGTCGCCCTCGGCCTCGTGGGACTCGCCGTGCTCACACTGCCCGGGCTCAGCGGCGAGGTGAAGGTCGGCGGGGTCGTCCTCGTCGTCGTGGCGACGCTCCTGTGGTCCGTGGGCTCCTTCTCGTCCGCCCGTCTCCCCATGCCCGCCAACCCCTTCACGGCCAGTGCGTACGAGATGATCGCGGGCGGCCTCGGCGGCCTCGCCGTCGCCTTCGTCCGGGGCGAGCAGCACGGCCTCGACGTGACCGCGGTCTCGGGCCGCTCGTGGGCCGCGCTCGCGTACCTGATCGTCTTCGGTTCTTTGATCGCCTTCACCGCGTACGCGTGGCTCCTCCAGGCCGCACCGCTCTCGCTGGTCGCCACGTACGCGTACGTGAACCCGGTCGTCGCCGTCGCCCTCGGCGCCCTCGTCCTCGGCGAGGCCCTGTCCTGGCCCATCGTCCTCGGCGGCGCGGTCGTCGTCGGCGGTGTCTGTCTCATCGTCTCGACCGAGCGGCGAACCTGA